A single window of Sulfitobacter sp. JL08 DNA harbors:
- a CDS encoding glycosyltransferase, with protein sequence MQKGAIKKINKIGILAGDFSDLSGATDFIVAFVDALVRTSEGREVVVIMRTKRSQNAFNRLRERYMPQGSDEGWRGGLKRLKDAGLPEVPVLVCYRKDAALARLCKQHSVEIVGPFTRPPKSPLGIPWFGYHYDFQHKHLPDNFTAKAREGRDRSILRLLSHADTIFVNAKAVREDAQKFFPGKEEKITPLSFSASAKLEWFRTDIKIAQKKYGLAPKYFLISNQFWIHKNHEIAVEAFANVKRDHPDLELVLTGSTNDHRVSDRLGTLKNFISNHGVEKSVRILGLIPKLDQIAIMRGAISVVQPTSFEGGPGGGSIFDAISLGVQTIVSDIPVNREISSLVTQFFELNNSEDLERAMRIALASKPKPVDVDLLISEGNARREVMGNEIWSAVEQC encoded by the coding sequence ATGCAGAAGGGAGCAATTAAAAAAATCAATAAGATCGGTATATTGGCTGGGGATTTTTCCGACCTGTCGGGCGCTACTGATTTCATCGTGGCATTTGTCGACGCTCTCGTGAGAACTTCCGAGGGTCGGGAAGTCGTTGTTATCATGCGTACGAAGCGAAGCCAAAATGCGTTCAACCGGTTAAGAGAGCGGTATATGCCTCAAGGTTCTGATGAAGGTTGGCGAGGCGGTCTAAAGCGTCTTAAAGACGCGGGCCTTCCCGAAGTTCCCGTTCTTGTTTGCTATCGTAAGGATGCTGCGCTCGCAAGGCTATGCAAGCAACATTCAGTCGAAATCGTGGGGCCGTTTACACGACCGCCGAAGTCTCCCTTAGGCATCCCATGGTTTGGATACCATTATGATTTTCAACACAAGCATTTGCCAGATAATTTCACAGCTAAAGCGAGAGAAGGTCGGGATCGGAGTATTCTGCGACTTTTGTCGCATGCAGATACAATTTTTGTAAACGCAAAGGCAGTGAGGGAAGATGCGCAGAAATTTTTCCCAGGTAAGGAGGAAAAAATCACGCCATTGAGTTTTTCTGCTTCTGCCAAATTGGAATGGTTTAGAACCGACATTAAAATAGCTCAGAAAAAATATGGCTTAGCCCCAAAGTACTTTTTGATCTCCAATCAGTTCTGGATTCACAAAAATCACGAAATTGCAGTCGAAGCTTTTGCAAATGTTAAACGGGATCACCCCGATTTGGAACTCGTTTTGACCGGTAGCACTAACGATCATCGGGTTTCGGATCGATTGGGAACATTGAAAAACTTTATATCAAATCACGGTGTAGAAAAATCTGTTCGAATTTTGGGCCTAATCCCTAAACTTGATCAGATAGCGATAATGAGAGGAGCGATTTCAGTTGTTCAGCCCACTTCTTTTGAAGGAGGCCCCGGTGGCGGAAGCATTTTCGATGCAATTTCCTTAGGTGTTCAAACGATTGTATCCGACATTCCTGTTAATAGGGAAATATCGAGCTTGGTGACGCAGTTTTTTGAGCTGAACAATTCCGAAGATTTGGAACGCGCCATGCGAATAGCGCTAGCTTCTAAGCCAAAACCAGTGGATGTCGATCTTTTGATTTCCGAGGGTAACGCAAGGCGAGAAGTAATGGGTAATGAAATTTGGAGCGCCGTGGAGCAATGCTAG
- the tnpA gene encoding IS200/IS605 family transposase: protein MQYDTGSHCVFYHRYHIVWSTKYRYKVLTGDIRLRVWDICRQVCRERGVDIIRGVLSSDHVHMFVSVPPKLAISDLVRLMKGRSSHKIQREFPQLKRRYWGRRFWGRGYSSTTNGAIKEDIVLQYLEQHIADPTAASR from the coding sequence ATGCAATACGACACCGGCAGCCACTGCGTTTTTTACCACCGTTACCACATCGTCTGGTCGACGAAGTATCGCTATAAGGTGCTCACGGGTGATATCCGGTTGCGCGTGTGGGATATATGCCGTCAGGTTTGCCGCGAGCGAGGCGTCGACATCATCCGTGGCGTGCTGTCGAGTGATCACGTCCACATGTTCGTGTCGGTGCCGCCGAAACTAGCCATCAGTGACCTGGTGCGGCTGATGAAGGGGCGATCCTCCCACAAGATCCAGCGCGAGTTCCCACAATTGAAGCGCAGGTATTGGGGCAGGCGCTTTTGGGGGCGCGGATACTCCTCGACGACCAACGGTGCCATTAAAGAAGACATCGTACTTCAGTACCTTGAACAGCATATCGCAGATCCTACCGCCGCCAGCCGGTAG
- a CDS encoding IS5 family transposase: MPKQPAIPGLGDAVKKKVTRREKFLSEMDAVVPWGRLLALIEPHYPKVGSKGGRPPMPLETMLRVYFLQSWYALSDPMAEESLYDSEAMRRFAGIELGDDRIPDETTILNFRHLLEKHQLTEKLFAEVNAYLADKGVTLRSGTLVDATIIDAPSSTKNEAKARDPEMSSTKKGNDWYFGMKAHVGVDADSGIVHSLETTTAKTHDSQVWDELLHGNETSVWADKGYVHSEREAAFTKDAGRFWGVMRKAPKGGELDPLDVQINRIIAKVRAKVEHPFRILKRQFGHVKTRYRGLAKNRAHLFTLFALGNLFMTRRKLAA, from the coding sequence ATGCCCAAACAGCCTGCCATTCCCGGCCTTGGTGATGCGGTGAAGAAGAAGGTGACGCGCCGCGAGAAGTTCCTGTCGGAGATGGATGCGGTGGTGCCTTGGGGTCGTCTGTTGGCGCTGATCGAGCCGCACTATCCGAAGGTTGGGTCAAAGGGTGGTCGGCCACCGATGCCACTGGAGACGATGCTGCGAGTGTATTTCCTTCAGAGCTGGTACGCGCTGAGCGATCCGATGGCCGAAGAGAGCCTGTATGACAGCGAGGCCATGCGCCGGTTTGCCGGTATCGAGCTTGGCGATGACCGCATCCCCGACGAAACAACGATCCTGAACTTCCGGCACCTGCTGGAGAAGCATCAGCTGACCGAGAAGCTGTTTGCCGAGGTGAATGCCTATCTTGCCGACAAGGGCGTCACGCTGCGCTCTGGCACGTTGGTGGATGCGACGATCATCGATGCGCCGTCCTCGACCAAGAATGAAGCCAAGGCCCGCGATCCCGAGATGTCATCCACCAAGAAGGGTAATGACTGGTACTTCGGCATGAAGGCCCATGTTGGCGTCGATGCAGACAGCGGCATCGTCCACAGCCTGGAGACCACCACTGCCAAGACCCACGATAGCCAGGTCTGGGACGAACTGCTGCACGGCAACGAAACATCCGTCTGGGCGGACAAGGGCTACGTGCATTCCGAACGAGAGGCGGCCTTCACCAAGGATGCAGGCCGGTTCTGGGGCGTGATGCGCAAGGCACCCAAAGGTGGCGAACTGGATCCGCTCGACGTGCAGATCAACCGGATCATCGCAAAGGTCCGGGCCAAGGTTGAGCACCCGTTCCGGATCCTGAAGCGCCAGTTCGGCCACGTGAAGACGCGCTACCGTGGGCTGGCCAAGAACCGGGCGCATCTGTTCACGCTCTTCGCCCTCGGCAACCTGTTCATGACCCGGAGAAAGCTGGCAGCATGA
- a CDS encoding acetyltransferase: MALARTERILVGVVGAGGFAKEIMPIARYSSEALKSISESVELVFVDRDLSDAVVNGHGVLSENEFFADTASKKFFNVGIGDSKIRQRISEKFLAQRVKPLDFRAKSAVTYDAVDIGEGAVLCDNSIATSNCRIGRFFHLNINAYVAHDCEIGDFVTFAPSVCCNGFVSIGDHSYIGTGAVIRHGKRGQPLMIGEGAVVGMGAVVTKDIPPYTTVVGNPARPMARN, from the coding sequence ATGGCTTTGGCGAGGACCGAAAGAATTTTGGTTGGTGTTGTGGGAGCAGGTGGTTTCGCAAAGGAAATCATGCCCATAGCCCGGTACAGTTCGGAAGCTCTAAAATCTATTTCAGAAAGCGTCGAGCTGGTATTTGTAGATCGTGACCTGTCGGATGCTGTTGTTAACGGACACGGCGTCTTGTCTGAAAACGAGTTTTTTGCAGATACCGCATCGAAAAAGTTCTTCAATGTTGGAATAGGTGATTCAAAGATCAGGCAGAGAATCTCGGAGAAATTTCTGGCTCAGCGTGTAAAGCCATTGGATTTTAGGGCAAAAAGTGCCGTTACCTATGACGCTGTAGATATTGGAGAGGGCGCTGTGCTCTGTGACAACAGTATCGCTACTTCGAATTGCCGAATAGGTCGTTTTTTCCATCTAAACATAAATGCTTACGTTGCCCATGACTGTGAAATAGGAGATTTTGTCACGTTTGCGCCATCGGTATGCTGTAACGGTTTTGTTTCGATCGGAGATCATAGCTATATTGGGACCGGTGCTGTGATACGACACGGGAAACGTGGGCAACCGCTCATGATCGGAGAGGGTGCCGTTGTCGGTATGGGAGCGGTCGTAACCAAAGATATCCCGCCATATACGACCGTGGTCGGAAATCCCGCGCGTCCGATGGCCCGAAATTAG
- a CDS encoding DegT/DnrJ/EryC1/StrS aminotransferase family protein, translating into MDSTWISSKGEFILRFEDAFAEYIGAEHATAVCNGTVALHLALAALGIGPGDEVLVPTLTYIASANAVTYTGAKPVFCDCEPDTWQLSVEDARSKITSRTKAIMPVHLYGCACDMTAILALSVEHSLFVIEDCAEAIGTLHKGQHVGTFGDVATFSFFGNKTITTGEGGMLIAKNKSVFEKAVRMKGQGLAEGREYWHDVIGFNYRMTNICAAIGLAQLSKVDQYLYRKRQIAELYRNQLEGSSWVFQATNDDTDHSHWIVSLLAQEPANRDGLREVLKQHMIETRPLFFPIHTMPMYSGQCQALPIAEGVASRGISLPSWPGLSDLDVTRICDIVNNFHEK; encoded by the coding sequence TTGGATTCCACTTGGATATCGTCCAAGGGAGAATTTATTCTCCGTTTTGAAGATGCATTCGCTGAATACATAGGCGCCGAACACGCGACTGCAGTGTGCAACGGTACCGTCGCGCTGCACTTGGCCTTAGCCGCCCTTGGGATTGGACCTGGTGACGAGGTTTTGGTGCCAACGCTGACGTATATCGCCTCAGCAAACGCTGTTACTTACACCGGTGCGAAACCCGTGTTTTGCGATTGCGAACCTGATACCTGGCAACTTTCTGTAGAAGATGCCCGCAGCAAGATCACCTCGAGAACGAAGGCTATTATGCCGGTTCACCTATATGGTTGCGCGTGTGATATGACCGCAATTTTAGCTTTGTCCGTAGAGCATAGTTTGTTCGTTATCGAAGATTGCGCAGAGGCGATCGGCACGTTGCACAAGGGGCAACATGTTGGCACGTTCGGTGATGTAGCGACTTTCAGCTTTTTCGGAAACAAAACCATTACGACTGGCGAAGGTGGAATGCTAATTGCAAAGAATAAGTCCGTCTTTGAAAAAGCCGTTCGGATGAAAGGCCAAGGGCTCGCGGAAGGTCGCGAGTATTGGCATGATGTGATCGGTTTCAATTACCGAATGACCAATATCTGTGCGGCAATAGGACTGGCCCAACTTTCCAAGGTCGACCAATATCTCTACCGAAAACGTCAAATTGCCGAGCTTTACCGCAATCAGCTTGAAGGTTCGTCTTGGGTTTTTCAGGCCACGAATGACGACACTGATCATAGTCATTGGATTGTTTCACTGCTGGCCCAGGAGCCAGCGAACCGGGATGGCTTAAGGGAAGTATTAAAGCAACATATGATTGAAACGCGGCCGCTCTTTTTCCCGATTCACACCATGCCCATGTATAGTGGACAATGCCAGGCGCTTCCTATCGCTGAAGGAGTAGCCTCTCGTGGAATTAGCCTTCCAAGTTGGCCGGGATTATCCGACTTAGACGTGACCCGTATTTGTGACATAGTTAACAATTTTCATGAAAAGTAG